The DNA segment TTAATTGGGGCTAAGTCGTAACAAGGTAGCTGTATCGGAAGTTGCAGCTGGATCACCTCCTTTCTGGAGAAACCAATTTCTCACTCGCATACATCTTAATCTTACATTATAATGTTTCAAGCCTTAACTGTCTTTAAGACGGTTGAGGCTTTTTTATAAGTTCTTTAAACAATCTCTCGCCAATCGTTGAAAATAAAATCAAATACGATAATTATTTTTATTCATGTAACAAATATTATTTTTGTATTATCCAAACGAGCGAAGAGTTCCTAAAAAATATTGAGAAGATTAATGAAGAAAAATCACAGGGTATTTATAATCGTTTTCGTGAGCGTAGCCGCGGCGGCAATCATTATAGCGCGTATTTTATCGGCTAATCAAGGTGTGAAACCCGCGCTTTCATCCGGTATCGGACGCGGCGGTTCGACGATTATTGCGGTAGAGGCGGAAAAAATCAGTACGCGTCCTATGACGGATATTCGAGAATTTACCGGAACGGTCAAGGCGTCATACACATACGTCGTTTCCGCAAAAATCGCCGGACGACTTGTAACAATAAACAAACGTATCGGAGATCCGGTTAAGACAAACGAAATCATCGGTCGCATAGACGATACCGAATACCGTAACGCTTTGGAAGAAGCGCAAACACAGGTAAGCATTAGTCAAGCGACGCTTGAAGAAGCCAATACACAGTTATTGCATACGGAAACGGAGCTTAAACGAGCGCGTGAATTGTTGGGGAAAGGAATAGTATCCAAAGCGGAATTCGACGCTTTTAACACTCAATATGAAACTCAAAAATCACGATGCGAGCTTGCAAACGCAATGCTTAAACAACGTCAAATTCTTTTATCTCAGGCAAGAACCAATTTTGAATACACTCAAATTAGAACCGCACAGGACGGTTTTATCGCTCAACGTCACGTTGACGGAGGAACATTGCTTGCGGTAGGCGGAGCGATAGTTACGGTAGTAGGCATTGATACGGTTTTCGTCGAGCTTGCCATCAGCGAAAGAGATTATCGCAGTATGAAGCCCGGTAAAAAAGCCGTTGTAACTACTGACGCCATATTGAATAAATCTTTTGAAGGAGCGGTTTATCGAGTCGCGCCTTTCTTTCAATCGGCTTCAAGAACCGCCGCCGTTGAAATCGCTTTAAGCAACGAATCGCACCTGCTTATGCCCGGCATGTTTTCCCGTATAAGAATCGTACTTGAAGAAGACGATAACGCTCAAGTAATCCCGTCCGCAGCATTAGTTGATAAAAACGGGGTAAATGCGGTATTCGTAATAAACGATTCGTCAAAAGTAAAATTAGTCCCTGTTCAAACGGGGATAAACGACGGAAAGTATGTGCAAATACTATCTCCAAAAAACATTGACGGACTGATAGTAACGCTCGGGCAGCATCTTTTACGCGACGGTTCC comes from the Chitinispirillales bacterium genome and includes:
- a CDS encoding efflux RND transporter periplasmic adaptor subunit, yielding MKKNHRVFIIVFVSVAAAAIIIARILSANQGVKPALSSGIGRGGSTIIAVEAEKISTRPMTDIREFTGTVKASYTYVVSAKIAGRLVTINKRIGDPVKTNEIIGRIDDTEYRNALEEAQTQVSISQATLEEANTQLLHTETELKRARELLGKGIVSKAEFDAFNTQYETQKSRCELANAMLKQRQILLSQARTNFEYTQIRTAQDGFIAQRHVDGGTLLAVGGAIVTVVGIDTVFVELAISERDYRSMKPGKKAVVTTDAILNKSFEGAVYRVAPFFQSASRTAAVEIALSNESHLLMPGMFSRIRIVLEEDDNAQVIPSAALVDKNGVNAVFVINDSSKVKLVPVQTGINDGKYVQILSPKNIDGLIVTLGQHLLRDGSEVIVSSVGGRQDNIK